Proteins encoded in a region of the Stieleria neptunia genome:
- a CDS encoding ketoacyl-ACP synthase III — MPYAQIGPIAVHFPEKVETNEELQREFPRWDLALIEEKTGIRQRYIAAEGETSSDLAVAAAEKLFADQQIDPNSIDFLLFCTQTPDYPLPTTSCLIQDRLGLPTHCGALDFNLGCSGYVYGLAVADGLIQSGVAKRILFLTAETYTKYIDRADRSLRTIFADGAAATLVTAGDMPSLRGFKFGSDGSGADMLIVGDGGARAPEDAIPPRHRKRWKSRLYMDGPSLINFTVDAVPQLIDQILQQEQLTDADISQYLMHQATWKMLDELRIRLELEPERLPIELAEIGNTVSCTLPILIDQLRKSGRLDRESVNMLIGFGVGLSWAGCLWQDLAGETAG; from the coding sequence GTGCCGTACGCCCAAATTGGCCCTATCGCCGTTCATTTCCCGGAAAAGGTAGAAACCAACGAGGAGCTTCAGCGGGAATTCCCGAGGTGGGATTTGGCCCTGATTGAAGAGAAAACGGGAATTCGCCAGCGCTACATCGCCGCCGAGGGCGAGACATCGAGCGATCTGGCCGTGGCCGCGGCCGAGAAACTGTTTGCGGACCAGCAAATCGACCCGAACTCCATCGATTTCCTGCTTTTTTGCACGCAAACGCCCGACTATCCGCTGCCGACGACCAGCTGTCTGATCCAGGATCGGCTCGGGCTTCCGACGCATTGTGGGGCATTGGATTTCAACCTCGGCTGCAGCGGTTACGTGTACGGATTGGCCGTCGCCGATGGTCTGATCCAGAGCGGGGTGGCCAAGCGAATCCTGTTTCTGACTGCAGAGACGTACACCAAATACATCGACCGGGCGGACCGCAGTTTGCGTACGATTTTTGCCGACGGGGCCGCGGCCACGTTGGTGACCGCCGGCGACATGCCTTCATTGCGGGGGTTCAAATTCGGCAGTGACGGCAGCGGTGCGGACATGTTGATCGTCGGCGACGGCGGCGCCCGAGCCCCCGAAGACGCGATCCCACCGCGACATCGCAAACGCTGGAAAAGCCGTCTCTACATGGACGGACCGAGTCTGATCAATTTCACCGTCGACGCCGTGCCCCAATTGATCGACCAAATTTTGCAACAGGAACAGCTGACCGACGCCGATATTTCGCAATACTTGATGCACCAGGCGACCTGGAAAATGCTCGACGAACTGCGGATTCGGCTGGAGCTGGAACCCGAGCGGCTTCCGATCGAGTTGGCGGAGATCGGCAACACCGTCTCGTGCACACTGCCGATCCTGATCGACCAGCTGCGAAAGTCTGGCCGACTGGACCGCGAATCCGTTAACATGCTGATCGGCTTCGGCGTCGGCCTGTCCTGGGCCGGCTGCCTGTGGCAAGATCTGGCGGGCGAGACGGCGGGTTGA
- a CDS encoding YqgE/AlgH family protein yields the protein MVEFLSGKLLIASPYLNDPNFLRSVVLIVSHDEEGAFGLSLNRPTDQRLSQIVELSMPQGSVREDDLIFEGGPVDGPLLALHDLVGIGSPVGQDSSGLWLTGDEDHLRLLLSRVDARVRFVSQYSGWGPGQLDHEMQCGGWLVGVANADVVFDDPEQVWETAVKRCGHEILSSLSPGLRFNDPSVN from the coding sequence ATGGTCGAATTCTTAAGCGGAAAACTGCTGATCGCGTCGCCGTATTTAAACGACCCGAATTTCCTGCGCAGCGTCGTCTTGATCGTCAGCCATGACGAGGAGGGGGCGTTCGGTCTGTCGCTGAACCGGCCCACCGACCAACGGCTCAGCCAGATCGTGGAGCTGTCGATGCCGCAGGGTTCGGTCCGCGAGGATGACTTGATCTTCGAAGGCGGTCCGGTCGACGGGCCGCTGTTGGCGTTGCACGATTTGGTCGGAATCGGTTCACCGGTCGGCCAAGATTCGTCGGGGCTGTGGCTGACCGGCGACGAAGACCATCTGCGGTTGCTGTTGTCGCGTGTCGATGCCCGCGTCCGATTCGTCTCGCAGTATTCCGGTTGGGGCCCGGGACAATTGGATCACGAAATGCAGTGTGGGGGCTGGTTGGTCGGGGTGGCCAACGCCGACGTTGTGTTCGATGACCCGGAACAGGTTTGGGAGACGGCGGTCAAACGTTGCGGCCACGAAATCCTTTCATCACTCTCGCCCGGATTACGTTTCAACGATCCGTCGGTGAATTAA
- a CDS encoding metallophosphoesterase family protein: MRRFVIGDIHGCDKALRTLIECIAPEPDDELIFLGDYVDRGPDSRGVIDQLIELQSRCRVVALRGNHEIMLCGVAFGGLDGEMWLTAGGKATVTSYGGSLDKIPAAHKKFLLSLLPHYETRESIFVHACYDAQTPMDQQPEELRYWTHLNTTPGPHFSGKKVFVGHTPQPSGVVLDLGYLVCVDTYCFGNGFLTGMNVATNEIIQVDKKGFRRRVPAAAFLLFVADSFKFVHRLITKRGRVEVELPLPAEPLNTPKPGDQPE, encoded by the coding sequence ATGCGGCGTTTTGTAATCGGAGACATTCACGGCTGCGACAAGGCTCTACGAACGCTGATCGAATGCATCGCGCCGGAGCCTGACGACGAGTTGATCTTCCTGGGCGATTACGTCGACCGCGGCCCGGACAGCCGTGGCGTGATCGACCAGTTGATCGAACTGCAATCGCGTTGCCGCGTCGTCGCGCTGCGTGGGAACCATGAAATCATGCTCTGCGGCGTGGCCTTCGGTGGGCTCGACGGAGAGATGTGGTTGACCGCTGGTGGCAAGGCGACCGTGACCAGCTACGGCGGATCGCTCGACAAGATCCCCGCCGCCCACAAAAAGTTTCTGCTGTCGCTGCTTCCACATTATGAAACACGAGAGTCGATCTTCGTCCACGCCTGTTACGATGCGCAAACGCCGATGGACCAACAGCCCGAAGAGCTGCGTTACTGGACCCACCTCAATACCACGCCGGGCCCGCACTTTTCGGGCAAAAAAGTCTTCGTCGGGCATACGCCTCAGCCCAGCGGCGTGGTGCTCGATCTAGGCTACCTGGTCTGCGTCGACACCTATTGCTTCGGCAACGGTTTTTTGACCGGCATGAACGTGGCCACCAATGAGATCATCCAAGTGGACAAAAAGGGGTTCCGCCGGCGAGTCCCGGCGGCGGCGTTTTTGCTGTTCGTCGCCGATTCATTCAAGTTCGTCCACCGATTGATCACCAAACGCGGTCGAGTGGAAGTGGAACTGCCCCTCCCCGCCGAACCTCTCAACACGCCGAAACCCGGCGATCAACCGGAGTGA
- a CDS encoding sensor histidine kinase, with protein MIVTGMAFVFATVWLTTLLDAGTTETLVATAASCFLVGTALVINNLLRWENADNAYEKQRLSAETWNARFRKLHSESTRTAAVLSHMIDGIVMLSPKTEILLINEAAARLLAIPGDGVYLGRRLAELVRVPEIIHATRRAQSDKVDQSLSVEIVGGSVVRPVAVRISRIHDADPPYLLLVLRDETDAQRVEAIRREFIANVSHELKTPLAAIKGYAETVELAIEDDPEAAKHFIAQIDTQCLRLEDLIADMMRLARAQSGKGTLMVQTIDLENVIRQAFSSFLPVAAAKQIELTLRPSDAPVHVLADEEAALAITQNLISNAIRHTDAGGHVGVSCRQVNEGWMMAVEDDGVGIAPEFQERIFERFYRVKRARKAADGGTGIGLAIVKNLTRSLGGTVSVTSSPGEGATFEVWLPKP; from the coding sequence ATGATCGTGACCGGCATGGCGTTCGTGTTCGCCACCGTGTGGTTGACCACGCTGTTGGATGCGGGCACGACCGAAACACTCGTCGCGACCGCCGCGAGCTGTTTTTTGGTCGGCACCGCGCTGGTCATCAACAACCTGCTTCGCTGGGAGAACGCGGACAACGCCTATGAGAAACAACGCTTGAGTGCGGAGACCTGGAACGCGCGGTTTCGAAAGCTGCATTCTGAATCGACACGCACCGCCGCGGTCTTGTCCCACATGATCGATGGGATCGTGATGCTGTCCCCCAAAACCGAGATCTTGCTGATCAACGAAGCGGCGGCACGTTTGCTGGCGATCCCGGGCGATGGCGTTTACTTGGGCCGACGACTGGCGGAACTGGTTCGCGTGCCAGAGATCATTCATGCCACTCGACGGGCTCAAAGTGACAAGGTGGATCAAAGCCTCTCCGTCGAAATCGTGGGCGGCTCCGTTGTGCGACCGGTCGCGGTTCGCATCAGCCGGATCCACGATGCCGATCCGCCATACCTGTTGCTGGTCTTGCGAGACGAAACCGATGCCCAACGTGTCGAAGCGATTCGGCGCGAATTCATCGCCAACGTCTCGCACGAACTGAAGACGCCGCTGGCGGCGATCAAGGGCTATGCCGAAACCGTTGAACTGGCGATCGAGGACGACCCCGAAGCGGCCAAGCACTTCATCGCCCAGATCGACACGCAATGCTTGAGACTGGAAGACCTGATCGCGGACATGATGCGACTGGCCCGCGCCCAGTCCGGCAAGGGCACGTTGATGGTCCAGACCATCGACCTGGAAAATGTGATCCGGCAGGCCTTCAGCTCGTTTCTGCCGGTCGCCGCGGCCAAGCAAATCGAATTGACCCTGCGTCCCAGCGATGCTCCGGTTCACGTCCTGGCCGACGAAGAAGCCGCCTTGGCGATCACCCAGAACCTGATCAGCAATGCGATCCGGCACACCGATGCCGGGGGGCACGTCGGCGTGTCCTGCCGCCAGGTGAACGAGGGTTGGATGATGGCCGTCGAAGACGACGGCGTCGGCATCGCGCCGGAGTTCCAGGAGCGGATCTTTGAACGGTTCTATCGCGTCAAACGGGCCCGTAAGGCGGCCGACGGGGGGACCGGAATCGGCTTGGCGATCGTCAAGAACCTGACCCGGTCCCTGGGGGGCACGGTCTCGGTGACCAGCAGCCCCGGAGAGGGGGCGACGTTCGAAGTCTGGTTGCCCAAACCCTGA
- a CDS encoding winged helix-turn-helix domain-containing protein has product MSTNTKVLVVEDYSPLAESLEYQLKRAGYEVYRASDGREGVDQAKLYLPDLVILDIDLPILGGIEVCKQLRADSKTREALILMLTAMGEESDQVVGFAVGADDYVVKPVESYKVLLQRIKALLRRREPILDDHESVSHQNVTVDRRRFVVTVEESPLKLTKSEFRLLDALIRQPGRAFGRSELVDAALGEDTVVLDRTIDVHVRALRKKMGTAADLIETVRGVGYRFKE; this is encoded by the coding sequence ATGTCCACCAATACCAAGGTTTTGGTCGTCGAAGATTACAGCCCGTTAGCGGAGTCGCTCGAGTACCAACTCAAACGAGCCGGCTACGAAGTCTATCGCGCCAGCGACGGACGCGAGGGTGTCGATCAGGCGAAACTCTATCTTCCCGATCTCGTCATCCTGGACATCGATCTGCCGATCCTGGGAGGCATCGAGGTTTGCAAACAATTGCGTGCCGATTCCAAGACCCGGGAAGCGCTGATTTTGATGCTGACCGCCATGGGCGAAGAATCAGATCAGGTGGTCGGGTTCGCCGTCGGAGCCGATGACTACGTCGTCAAACCCGTCGAAAGCTACAAGGTGCTGCTGCAACGAATCAAAGCGTTGCTGCGTCGACGCGAGCCGATCCTGGACGACCATGAATCGGTCAGCCATCAAAACGTGACCGTCGACCGACGACGTTTCGTGGTCACGGTCGAGGAGTCACCGCTGAAGTTGACCAAGAGCGAATTCCGACTGCTCGACGCCTTGATCCGACAACCCGGACGCGCCTTCGGCCGCAGCGAATTGGTCGACGCGGCCTTGGGCGAAGACACCGTCGTGTTGGACCGCACCATCGATGTCCATGTCCGCGCACTCCGCAAAAAGATGGGAACCGCAGCCGACTTGATCGAAACCGTCCGCGGTGTCGGTTACCGGTTCAAAGAGTAA
- a CDS encoding phosphatase PAP2 family protein: MRSAAPLHETPSGDERCVDETRGDETGRTTPRCEPGGADASLRLVYPPTEGTGASFRVSALLWFAGMLLLSVPMITLIDISVARWFSGDPLPREFRSGLELMQIFSHGSGVFLVLFGIFLMAPQCRWHLPRLATLAIGAGAIATLAKMFVLRPRPTGLNLDVASIDSAWLWAFDWTLSQVATFDASTRAFPSGNMATAMALTVGLWIVLPRGRWLFAAICLGTGLQRLASMAHFPSDILGGAAFGLIWAFVCLHPRLLGNLFDKMQPESEPRRRRRPVGDGGDVAEQDTSSAAA, encoded by the coding sequence ATGCGATCTGCAGCACCACTCCACGAGACCCCCAGCGGCGATGAACGCTGCGTCGATGAAACCCGCGGCGATGAAACCGGCCGGACGACACCGCGGTGTGAACCCGGGGGGGCCGATGCGAGCTTGCGTTTGGTCTATCCGCCGACCGAGGGTACGGGGGCGTCGTTTCGGGTCAGCGCGTTACTGTGGTTCGCCGGCATGCTGTTGCTGTCGGTGCCGATGATCACGCTGATCGACATCTCCGTTGCGCGGTGGTTTTCGGGTGATCCGTTGCCACGCGAGTTTCGCAGCGGATTGGAGCTGATGCAGATCTTCTCGCACGGCAGCGGTGTGTTTCTGGTGCTGTTCGGGATCTTTTTGATGGCTCCCCAGTGTCGTTGGCATTTGCCTCGACTGGCCACGTTGGCGATCGGTGCCGGAGCGATTGCGACGTTGGCCAAGATGTTTGTGTTGCGTCCGCGTCCGACGGGATTGAACTTGGACGTCGCGTCAATCGATTCGGCGTGGCTGTGGGCGTTCGATTGGACGCTTTCTCAGGTCGCCACGTTCGATGCCAGCACGCGGGCGTTTCCCAGTGGCAACATGGCGACGGCCATGGCATTGACGGTCGGGTTGTGGATCGTGTTGCCGCGAGGCCGCTGGCTGTTTGCGGCGATCTGCTTGGGGACCGGGCTGCAGCGGCTGGCGAGCATGGCGCACTTTCCCAGCGATATCCTGGGTGGTGCGGCATTCGGATTGATCTGGGCGTTCGTGTGTTTGCACCCCCGGCTGCTGGGCAACTTGTTTGACAAGATGCAACCCGAATCGGAACCACGCCGCCGCCGGCGACCGGTCGGCGATGGTGGGGACGTTGCCGAGCAGGACACGTCGAGCGCAGCGGCATAG
- a CDS encoding sulfatase family protein has protein sequence MTVSPKSIASLAIVALSIFASRGEIQSAELPNIVLILVDDMGYGDPGCFNPDSKIPTPNIDSLAAEGMRFTDAHASGPLCHMSRYGLMTGRYPFRINVGRWPKQALIDPDEVTLPSLLRNAGYRTAMVGKWHVGFNEDGYDKPLPGGPVDRGFDSFFGIRASTDIPPYFYIRDRMAVAPPSDSIDANQSEGWSPIQGAFWRAGGIALGLELKNVLPKFTDEACQVIESHAGRDDPLMLYVAYPAPHTPWLPSEAFLGKSGAGMYGDFAMMVDAMIGKILKQLDAANMTDETLVIFTSDNGPVWYETDVERFGHDSSGGLRGMKADAWECGHRMPMIVRWPGTVAAGSVSDKTISFVDFLATADELTGSKVYQQQDKTDVGPDSFSFLGELTGKPSTAPQRPSLVLQSGKGLMTIRRGDWKLIDGDGSGGFSDRGGKGKPKNPKGQLYNLAEDLGETNNLVDQHPKLVESLRDELAAIKRAPRSRDLNDAAKP, from the coding sequence ATGACTGTGTCTCCAAAATCAATCGCGTCTCTGGCGATTGTCGCCTTGTCGATCTTTGCCTCCCGGGGCGAGATTCAATCGGCCGAGTTGCCGAACATCGTTCTGATCTTGGTCGACGACATGGGGTACGGGGATCCCGGGTGCTTCAATCCCGACAGCAAGATCCCGACGCCGAACATCGATTCCCTCGCCGCCGAGGGGATGCGTTTTACCGATGCCCATGCTTCGGGGCCGCTGTGTCACATGTCGCGCTACGGGCTGATGACGGGGCGCTATCCGTTTCGAATCAACGTGGGGCGCTGGCCCAAACAGGCGTTGATCGATCCCGATGAAGTCACGTTGCCGTCGCTGCTGCGGAATGCCGGTTACCGAACGGCCATGGTCGGCAAGTGGCATGTGGGGTTCAATGAAGACGGCTACGACAAACCCTTGCCCGGTGGTCCCGTCGATCGTGGGTTCGATTCATTCTTCGGCATCCGGGCGTCGACCGATATTCCACCGTACTTTTACATCCGAGACCGGATGGCGGTCGCGCCGCCGTCGGATTCGATCGACGCCAATCAGAGCGAAGGATGGTCGCCGATCCAAGGTGCGTTTTGGCGTGCCGGTGGGATCGCTCTGGGGTTGGAACTGAAAAATGTGCTGCCGAAATTCACCGACGAAGCGTGCCAGGTCATCGAGTCACACGCCGGCCGAGACGATCCGCTGATGTTGTACGTGGCCTACCCGGCGCCCCATACGCCTTGGTTGCCTTCGGAAGCGTTCTTGGGCAAGTCCGGCGCCGGGATGTATGGTGATTTCGCGATGATGGTCGATGCGATGATCGGCAAGATCCTCAAGCAGCTCGATGCGGCAAACATGACCGACGAGACCCTGGTGATCTTCACCAGCGACAACGGACCGGTCTGGTACGAAACCGACGTCGAACGTTTCGGACACGACAGCTCGGGCGGGCTGCGCGGCATGAAAGCGGACGCCTGGGAATGCGGCCATCGGATGCCGATGATCGTGCGTTGGCCGGGAACCGTTGCGGCCGGTTCGGTCAGCGACAAAACGATCAGCTTCGTCGATTTCCTCGCCACCGCCGACGAACTGACCGGATCAAAGGTCTATCAACAGCAAGACAAGACCGATGTCGGGCCGGACAGTTTCAGCTTCCTCGGCGAACTGACCGGAAAACCCTCCACGGCGCCCCAACGTCCCTCGCTGGTACTTCAAAGCGGCAAGGGCCTGATGACGATTCGCCGCGGGGACTGGAAGCTCATCGACGGAGACGGATCGGGAGGGTTCAGCGATCGTGGAGGCAAGGGCAAGCCCAAGAACCCCAAAGGCCAACTTTACAACCTGGCCGAAGACCTTGGGGAGACGAACAATCTGGTCGATCAACATCCGAAGCTGGTCGAATCACTGCGCGACGAACTCGCCGCCATCAAGCGGGCGCCGCGAAGCCGTGACTTGAACGACGCGGCCAAACCGTGA
- a CDS encoding peptidoglycan-binding domain-containing protein: MTLFLSASVGHRGANQHKDVLGVQDAINKVPLDEGGSPVPLKLDGKCGPKTIKAIQRFQLHHFGWGGCDGLIEVGKQTYLKLVLYTLPELKLPPPPARRIEPKSLKFIIMRENANDSFGAKNRDHYFEIRSVPHNFASVYFLGRQQGMHPRPIPNRFDGHFSIFKTKRAITTKEFECQAVYFTREKAGNTSDSHLTLILESGTIQIPMDAHLIGPHGIISGGHPGTSTFRSGIFDFVK, from the coding sequence ATGACCCTCTTTCTCAGCGCGTCGGTCGGGCACCGCGGAGCCAATCAGCACAAAGATGTGTTGGGGGTGCAAGACGCCATCAACAAGGTTCCCTTGGACGAAGGCGGTTCGCCGGTACCATTGAAACTCGATGGTAAATGCGGGCCAAAGACGATCAAAGCGATTCAGCGTTTCCAGCTTCATCATTTTGGCTGGGGTGGATGTGACGGTTTGATCGAGGTGGGGAAACAAACGTATTTGAAGTTGGTGCTCTACACGCTGCCGGAACTCAAACTTCCACCTCCGCCCGCCAGGCGAATCGAACCGAAGTCACTGAAGTTCATCATCATGCGTGAAAACGCAAACGACTCATTTGGGGCCAAGAATCGGGATCACTATTTCGAGATTCGATCGGTCCCACACAACTTCGCCAGCGTTTATTTTTTGGGACGTCAGCAAGGCATGCACCCGCGTCCGATCCCGAATCGCTTCGACGGTCATTTCAGTATCTTTAAGACGAAACGCGCGATCACGACGAAGGAATTTGAATGCCAGGCGGTCTACTTCACGCGAGAGAAAGCGGGCAACACCTCCGACAGCCACCTGACGCTGATTCTTGAATCCGGCACGATCCAAATCCCAATGGACGCGCATTTGATCGGTCCGCATGGCATCATCTCGGGCGGTCATCCCGGCACCAGCACATTCCGATCGGGGATCTTTGATTTCGTCAAGTGA
- a CDS encoding WD40 repeat domain-containing protein, with product MLKLVRSVFLLLTLSVALDCGAEPPITSVVFAPDGSSLVACSQSGIAVYRWPDLDLQTSFKASSPNLHDLAFSPGGDRLAVAGGAPAEDGTVEILSWPDGKSLRILDGHFDSVMAVDWLDETTLVSASLDHQVLIWDTSKGEKSVTLNGHSRGVWTIGHLHDTRLLVSAGGDQSLRVWETETGTLVRSMAIHLQGVGSVAVRPPRDGLPMIASASDDRTVRFWQPTIGRMVRFARLPSQPRQIQWLPDGSRIAACCNDGRVYLVNPETVEVSDGIAAIQGRAYTIAVDPSGGNAVVGGSDGALQRIALQRIALQRIALP from the coding sequence ATGCTGAAACTCGTTCGATCTGTTTTCCTTTTGTTGACGCTTTCGGTCGCCCTTGATTGCGGCGCCGAACCCCCGATTACTTCCGTCGTGTTTGCTCCCGATGGATCCTCGTTGGTCGCGTGTTCTCAATCCGGAATCGCGGTGTACCGCTGGCCGGATCTGGACCTGCAGACAAGCTTCAAGGCGTCGTCCCCAAATCTTCACGACCTGGCATTTTCTCCCGGCGGCGATCGTCTGGCCGTCGCCGGTGGGGCGCCCGCGGAAGACGGCACCGTCGAAATCCTGTCCTGGCCCGATGGCAAATCGCTCCGCATCCTGGATGGGCATTTTGATTCGGTGATGGCCGTCGACTGGTTGGACGAAACCACCTTGGTCTCGGCCAGCCTGGACCACCAAGTCTTGATCTGGGACACCTCGAAGGGCGAGAAATCGGTGACGCTCAATGGGCACTCCCGCGGCGTTTGGACGATCGGTCATCTGCACGACACGCGGCTGCTGGTCAGCGCCGGCGGCGACCAGAGTCTTCGCGTCTGGGAAACCGAGACCGGAACGCTGGTTCGCAGCATGGCGATCCATCTCCAAGGGGTCGGAAGCGTTGCGGTGCGTCCCCCACGCGACGGCCTGCCGATGATCGCTTCGGCCAGCGACGATCGAACGGTACGGTTTTGGCAGCCGACGATCGGACGCATGGTGCGATTCGCCAGATTGCCGTCCCAGCCTCGCCAGATCCAGTGGCTCCCGGATGGTTCACGGATCGCCGCGTGCTGCAACGATGGGCGGGTCTATTTGGTCAACCCGGAAACCGTCGAGGTTTCCGACGGGATCGCGGCGATTCAGGGTCGGGCCTACACGATCGCCGTCGATCCGTCCGGCGGAAACGCCGTCGTCGGCGGCAGCGACGGTGCGCTGCAACGGATCGCGCTGCAACGGATCGCGCTGCAACGGATCGCGCTGCCGTAG
- a CDS encoding outer membrane protein assembly factor BamB family protein produces MHRPFLTSVLLIGTGFLFGATGDAGDHWSRFRGPDATGVVPDDPRLPTRWDQTENVAWSIDVPGQGWGSPIVVGERVFVSSVVADEENIQPQKGLYLGKGVRDPAKGIHHWMVYCFDLKSGSQRWKHEAKTGRPVVPRHPKSSYAAETPTTDGQRLYVLFGDVGLYCYSLDGEPLWSRDIEPRKTNLDYGAAASPVVHDGQVIVVYDNLESSWIASFDAETGDENWRTPREETHSWATPLIWEHDQRTEIVVTGRKKNRSYSLEGDLLWEFDGDMSVLVIPSPFAAHGLCYLASGYVGDSHRPTFAIRPGASGDITPEGDFADSEFIQWYQPTASPYNTSQIVYGDYLYTVYDQGFMTCHDAKTGEEVYGKRRFSPSGSFTASPWAYGGNVFCLSEDGLTYVVKAGRDFEILQTNPLDELCIATPSIADGRLLIRTLTKLACVTNEE; encoded by the coding sequence ATGCATCGACCTTTCTTGACGAGCGTTCTGCTGATCGGGACGGGGTTCCTCTTCGGCGCGACCGGTGATGCGGGTGATCATTGGAGTCGGTTTCGCGGGCCGGATGCGACCGGCGTGGTGCCCGACGACCCGCGTTTGCCGACCCGGTGGGACCAGACCGAAAACGTGGCGTGGTCGATCGACGTTCCCGGCCAGGGCTGGGGCAGTCCGATCGTCGTCGGCGAGCGCGTGTTTGTGTCTTCGGTCGTTGCCGACGAAGAAAACATCCAGCCACAAAAAGGGCTTTATCTCGGTAAGGGTGTTCGTGATCCGGCCAAGGGCATCCACCACTGGATGGTCTATTGTTTTGATCTCAAGAGCGGATCACAACGGTGGAAACACGAAGCCAAGACGGGACGTCCGGTGGTACCGCGGCACCCCAAGAGTTCTTACGCCGCCGAAACACCGACAACCGACGGCCAGCGGCTGTACGTTTTATTCGGTGATGTCGGACTGTATTGCTACAGCCTGGATGGCGAACCGCTTTGGTCCCGCGACATCGAACCCCGCAAGACCAATCTCGATTATGGCGCCGCAGCCTCTCCGGTAGTTCACGATGGGCAGGTGATTGTCGTTTACGACAACTTGGAATCGTCGTGGATCGCATCCTTTGACGCCGAAACAGGGGATGAGAACTGGCGGACACCGCGCGAGGAAACCCACTCCTGGGCCACACCGTTGATCTGGGAACATGATCAACGGACCGAAATCGTCGTGACCGGTCGAAAGAAGAACCGCAGCTACTCGCTCGAAGGTGATCTGTTGTGGGAATTTGATGGCGACATGTCGGTGCTGGTGATTCCATCGCCCTTTGCCGCACACGGGCTTTGTTACCTCGCCTCGGGATATGTCGGTGATTCCCACCGCCCGACGTTTGCGATTCGTCCGGGCGCCAGCGGCGACATCACGCCCGAAGGCGACTTTGCCGACAGCGAGTTCATTCAGTGGTACCAGCCCACCGCATCGCCCTACAACACCTCCCAAATCGTCTACGGCGATTACTTGTATACCGTTTACGATCAAGGATTCATGACCTGTCACGACGCCAAGACCGGCGAGGAGGTCTATGGCAAACGACGGTTCTCGCCGTCGGGTTCGTTCACCGCATCGCCATGGGCCTACGGAGGCAACGTGTTTTGCCTCAGCGAAGACGGGTTGACCTATGTGGTCAAAGCGGGCCGCGACTTCGAGATTCTGCAAACCAATCCGCTCGACGAACTTTGCATCGCAACCCCGAGCATCGCCGACGGACGTTTGCTGATTCGCACGCTGACCAAGCTGGCTTGCGTCACCAATGAGGAATAG